GGCCAGGAAGGGGCCGGTGTCGATGAAGATCATCGGGGCTCGGGATCGGAGGGGCGAGAGATCGCGCGGCCCCTCTCGCAGGCTTGCCCGAGATCCTGCGCCGGCTCTTCGCCGTACAGGTGGAGGTCGTGAGCCGCCGAGAGATCTGCGGGGGCCTCGCCCCGGTACACCGTATCGTCGGCGTACAGGGGATCGCCCTGCGCCCGCTCGGGGCGGCTCAGCAGGGCGTCGAGCGAGACGCGAACGAGCTCTCCAAGGGATACGCCCATGTCCTCGGCGCGCCGGACGGCGCGATTCCTCAGGTCGTCCGGTAGCATGATCGTCGTTCGATGCATCCTGGCCTCCTCGGTGGTCTCCCCGCCGCCCCAGCAGCGGGCCTCCATAATACTCCCGCCATAACAGCC
The sequence above is a segment of the Thermodesulfobacteriota bacterium genome. Coding sequences within it:
- a CDS encoding CopG family transcriptional regulator, with amino-acid sequence MHRTTIMLPDDLRNRAVRRAEDMGVSLGELVRVSLDALLSRPERAQGDPLYADDTVYRGEAPADLSAAHDLHLYGEEPAQDLGQACERGRAISRPSDPEPR